Proteins from a single region of Hydra vulgaris chromosome 12, alternate assembly HydraT2T_AEP:
- the LOC136088255 gene encoding E3 SUMO-protein ligase KIAA1586-like yields the protein MGMKISKEWFNNEVSYYGENRKQQLSSLRKKIFDHKESVGHQAALKMVEEAKKETLSNNILKSLTREKIVTANIFRTAYKVAKGNQSFNNFEMETDLQEINGVKMGRILHSTNACINNIGNEIRKKIIAEVIKSTSKISIIIDESTTISQKSTLIVYIRCCVKGSGMNSPINLFLDLVELESVTAKGLFVALLECLHSYGKKDEYLKNYLVSVACDGAAVMLGCKNGVFKLITEKFSFVIVWHCANHRLELSVGDTIREISSINRFKSFLNKLYAVYHASPKNSRELRSCAELLNIQLLKIGRI from the coding sequence ATGGGAATGAAAATATCTAAAGAATGGTTCAATAATGAAGTTTCTTATTATGGTGAAAATAGAAAGCAACAGTTAAGTTCGTTACGTAAGAAAATATTTGATCACAAAGAATCTGTAGGACATCAAGCTGCATTAAAGATGGTAGAAGAAGCTAAAAAAGAGACTCTgtcaaacaatattttaaaatctttaacgCGTGAGAAAATTGTAACAGCAAACATTTTTCGAACTGCATATAAAGTTGCTAAAGGAAATCagtcttttaataattttgaaatggaAACTGATCTTCAAGAAATTAATGGAGTTAAAATGGGTCGTATTCTTCATTCTACAAACGCTTGCATTAATAATATAGGTAAcgaaataaggaaaaaaattattgcagaaGTCATAAAGTCAACGAGTAAGATTTCGATAATTATTGATGAATCAACTACTATAAGCCAAAAATCAACACTGATAGTGTACATTCGGTGCTGTGTAAAAGGCAGCGGAATGAATTCaccaatcaatttatttttggatttagtGGAGCTTGAAAGTGTTACGGCTAAAGGACTATTTGTTGCTTTACTTGAATGTCTTCATTCTTACGGGAAGAAAgatgaatatttgaaaaattatttagtttctGTAGCATGTGATGGCGCAGCAGTGATGTTAGGATGCAAAAATggcgtttttaaattaatcactgaaaagttttcttttgttataGTTTGGCATTGTGCTAATCATAGACTAGAACTATCAGTAGGCGATACTATTAGGGAGATCTCAAGTATTAACAGATTCAAATCATTTCTTAATAAGCTTTACGCCGTGTATCATGCTTCCCCAAAAAATAGCAGAGAGTTACGTTCATGCGCAGAATTACTTAATATTCAGCTGCTGAAAATTGGTCGAATTTGA
- the LOC136088899 gene encoding ras-related protein Rab-9B-like produces the protein MGTKPNFLKVIILGDGAVGKSALMNRFVNNKFDSQSFHTIGVEFLNKEVKVSGDTYTLQIWDTAGQERFKSLRTPFYRGSDICLLVYAVDDEQSFYNLDMWKREFLYYADVSDPDSFPFVVLGNKLDLENHEVTLERAQTWCQAKGNMICFETSAKNSINVDQAFVASVERWIQHEHKLDKTLKTGTNYTNVDLKKHGTVGSETKKSCC, from the exons ATGGGTACAAAACCAAACTTTTTGAAAGTAATCATTCTAGGAGATGGTGCAGTTGGAAAAAGTGCATTGATGAATagatttgttaataataagtttgacAGCCAATCTTTTCATACAATTGGTGTTGAGTTTCTTAATAAAGAGGTTAAAGTTAGCGGTGATACATACACTTTGCAGATTTGGGATACAGCTGGACAAGAAaggtttaaaagtttaagaaCTCCTTTTTACAG aggaTCTGACATATGCTTACTGgtttatgctgttgatgatgaGCAAAGTTTTTATAACCTGGATATGTGGAAAAGAGAATTTTTATACTATGCTGATGTTAGTGATCCTGATTCATTTCCATTTGTTGTGCTTGGAAATAAACTTGATTTGGAAAATCATGAAGTTACATTAGAGAGAGCTCAGACTTGGTGTCAAGCTAAAGGTAACATGATTTGTTTTGAGACAAGTGCAAAAAACTCGATAAATGTTGACCAAGCGTTCGTTGCATCAGTAGAAAGATGGATTCAACATGAGCATAAActtgataaaactttaaaaactggTACAAATTATACTAACgtggatttaaaaaaacatggtacAGTTGGatctgaaacaaaaaaatccTGTTGCtga